ATCACTTCAAGGGCACTGTCCTATCGCGCTCTGTATTTCACTTCAATGCACGACTGCTTGTTTCACCTATCATCACCTTTTTATCTTCTCGGGCTTCAACCTTCTGATAATGGACTACTCTTGACACATGTTTCTTcctttaatactttttttttccactttatTTCATTGATGCTCACAATGGTTTTGGTCCACAAGCTGAATGACTCACATGGGGTGGCTTAACAACATGGAAAATGCAGGGAACATTAATTGTTGCCTCATATCTCATCATGGAACCATGAATTTGTATACATATTTATTTGCGCTAAAATTGTTATATAGTATTGGAAAGTAGGGGAGAGTATAAGTACAACATAACTCTAACACCATAAATTTCTGTAGTATACAAGATAGCACACAGAGAATAGAACACGGGTAGTAGTATTGCTTGGATTCTCAAAAATGCACATTTAGCTTTCAGGCCTGTAtccaatattaatatttaaatttgattaatttcttttagaatattcaaatcattttatcctcaatttatttatttactttctttttttttttacattcttaaGTACTTACATACAGTTGTCTTGCATCAGTAAGATACTGACGACTTTATTAGATGCTGTGCCAAAAATGTGTAAAATGGGATTTGGCTAACAAAAATTAAGCATATACTGACCAAGATTATAATCATTTCTTTAATACTTCTTGGATGCAATTAGAAAAATTGATTCAAACTCTTTCTGCTTTTTTCAAGAAGACAAGTTGATTTCAGGAATCTGGACGAAATGAGAGAACAATGATATAACCTCTCAGCATATCTACATTATTCGAACAACATAATTTGACTTTGAGCTGATCCTATTTTGACCCAAACGTGGAATTTCAAGAAAGGACAAGTCCTTTTGGTATGTGATACTAACCCGTGGCATAAAGTAATACTGATTTTTCTACACAAATTTGGCAGTTATAACAATTCATAATTTATACACTGCTCGTACCCaatattaactataaaaaaagaaaaaatcgcATAAACAACTATAATTCTTAATAGATATCTCTATTTTATAGGGTGAATACCAAATggtcttattattttatttttatgtaagcctatttttaaataaaaggcaTAATTTTATTCTTCACAACGAGGAAATTGTATTACCAtgcaccaaaaaaacagcaaacAAACGCGGCACTAATCACGGCTCGGTCAATGGACTTCACAAGTGTCCTCGTTAATGGAGCAAATGCAGTGAGTCCCCTgaatttgttgaaaattatGAAGCCGTGACTCCCAAAGAAGATTAACAACTATACTCCAGGTTAAGTTTAgcataaatgttttaaattcaaGTACTccaaattgattttcttttttaaatttcctGAATTATCATTTCGTTTGAATAGTTATACTGTTAAAGTTCGAATTAAGATCCTCCACTTACCTGGCATGAAAGAAAGATTCTAATTTGTAAGTTACACAATTTGCAATTCATTCTCAAATCATGTAGAATAAAATAAGCCAATGTCAACCCCTCTTATCACatttataatttctattaaGCTTCATTTCGTTGTTGCCTCTACTTTGCTGGAACAGCCACACCACAGTCCTCATGGAATGCCCTTTGGGCATGACATTGACACGgtatcttatctttatcttccATCTCTTtgcagcatacatcatattaatACACATGACATGAAATATTAAAAGGGTCCATATTAGAATATTATTTACAGCTTGGTCCAAAAGATCAAAATAAGGTAAGGTTGGGCATATTTCAGTGTTGGAGTAGTAAATGCAGCAAAGTGAGCCCCTAGAAAATCCAAGGACAGAGCACAACGTATATGCCATAAGCTCGATTTTTCCCTCctcaaaatacaaaaacataacaaaacaaaaaaaaaaaaaaactacctcTACCTGGGACcatcaaagaaacaaaaagcactatgtttatttgatttatcTTTGGTCACACAATAGAACAACCGTTGGCATTCTCATCACTGAAGATTTCGAAGGGTGGAGATTGAAAGCGATAATAAGGAGAGTCATGGTCGAAGCCTGCACACATGTAGGGCAATGATGAAACATAGTAAGAAGGACCACCCATTGTTCCCATGGGCATGGGACATAACCTGTTGTTGTTGTGAGTTGCTAGATACACCACTTGGTGAGGATAACAGTATGTTTCAGGATACACGTATGATTGCTGACGTGTAGGGCTCAGATTCATCTGCCCAGAACACTGCACCTCCGATCCAGTGTGCGCAGGTGCATCACCACATGCTGCACTCACTCCACCGCTTtgacctttctttttctttttcttcccagAACCCCCTTCACTTTGACCACCCTTGTTCTCCGGTTTCGCTGCCTCACTTTCTCCGCCGCCGGACTTTGAGTTTCCGGTGCTCTTGTTTTCGCCagcatttttttcaattcccTTTTTTGTGCCAGAGTTAGTGTTTTGTTCTGCATTTGTTGTAGTAGAGTTGTTTACCGCGCTTTCTGGTTCTCCTTgttcgttcttcttcttcttctgctgctgctgctgcttctTGTCTTTGCCGGAGTTCTTTCCCTTCCCGGCGGCGAGATTCTCCGGCCAAATCTCGGCGTGTTTTCCGGCTTTGACCAGTTTCCTTATGAGCGTCTCAACTCCAACGCTTCCAGTGACGGTTACTTTTTGCTGTTGCGGGTCAACCGTTGTGGTAAAAACACCTGCGAAATAACACGAAATTGAAAATTCCCTGTCACCATAACAACCCAAAAATAGTGCACAGTAGAGCACAGTGAAAACATGGTAATAAACGGTAAGGGAAAATGACAGGGATATTTAGTTAGCATAGTGAAATTTGAGACCCtgtagaaagaaaaaacaggGTACGCAGAAATAGTTTCCTGTTGTAGAATATGCAGAGAAGGaaaaatttgggtgttgaagctGGGTACCATCAATGCTCTGTAGAACCTTCTTAACTTTCCTCCTGCAACCTTCACAGTGGATCGAAACTTTCAAGAACCATGTCTAAGAAACAGAGAAGAAACAAACTTTAGTCGAAATTTTTCAAGGGTtcaacacaaaaatatattttttttcttctactgAGAGAGTCACCTGATACTTCAATGGTTCTAAGGGAACAACAGCTTCAGCAGACTTTGCATCCATTAGATTAGAGAGACTGTGTCTGTGAGTGTGAGAGTGTGAAGTGAAGGAATTGGAAAAGTGGAAGGGAAAATGAGAGTgggatttaaaaataaaaatgaaaaaagaaagggaaaatgcCAAGAGTGTACCAGTGGACAGTGGTGGTGTACTCCGCTGTGGAGCAAAGAAAGCATGCCAGAATGGCTATCAAAGTATAATGTGACAATGACACACTTGCTCTCTGCCTCTACTTTCTTTTGCCCTCTACTCTctcattttcacatttttttttatctaaccaatggtgtaaaaatataatatgccatgcctatttttcttttcactagGGACAGTAAGACCATAATAATAATTCTGCCatgtatttctttctttctatttcctAGCTTAATTTTTTGTCCCTTGTAGATGTACTGAGCTTTTGTTTCTTGTGCAAGTTTTACAGGATGCGAATAATTATTCTTCTTTGTAAGATTATTTAATAtggtttttgtttaaattcatGGAGACATATGTCATATTTATCATGGAAAACAGTAACTTGGGTTCTTgttggttttaaaatttattatgggTCTTGTACGTGCTTAAAGGTGGAGGCTCTTTTAGCCAACGAGGTGAGTTTCTTTAGGACCAGGTTTTCCCCAATTTGCTGTGCGGAAGCAAGCACGAAGAAAAAGTTCCTAGCATGTACAAACGCATGGAAACAAAATTTCTGGGCTTTGACAGATTGAGTTTGACCACCTGATGCGTGTTTGGAAACGGGAAATCACGTTTATTATTAtgctacaaaatttgaaagttatAAGTTCTACTTCCcgatgtgaaaaaaaaaaagttacgttTGTGATAAGAGACCAAACAAGCTCTAATGCTAATACTCTTgatttttatccattttttagGGGAAATGGAATATAATATTagcattattttatattgtatttaatttaattttcttagttTGTCATTTCAAGTAATGATTTGTTAAGAGAAGCTTAGGAGTAAATagaacctaaaaaataaaaaacgacAAGGTAAAAACGCCAAAGCTATGGGAAAAAGACGAAGTGAAGAATATATGCCCTCACCCACATCGCGGTTCATCAGAACAAAAAGTGTCTCTTAAATACTTCCAGTTTGGACAAAAATCACTTCACTTCATTTTACCCAGTTCAGTCAATTTAGTGTCCAGCAAAGAAAGGACTAGCCTGCTATGGCATATGAATGAAGAGAAAGTCTAGGGTGGAGATTATCTAATTCTACGTACACACCCCTTGCCTTGGCCCTTGAATCATGTGTTCTTCTATCCCTAGACTCTGTTTCCTGCATCAGATACGTTGTGTATTTTTGCCTTTGAATTACATTGAAACCGACCTCTTTAGCCCACTGTACATTGCTTAAGTTTTtctagtttcttttttctttttttcttgcacAACTATATATCTTACTCAACCAGATTAATTAACACCTTAAAACATTCAAGTTAGAAATATTtgttaaacttaaaataatgttttattcatatttaaaataatgtaaatcaTATTGAGTTTTACAATtgtaattacatattttaataaattttaattaataataaataatgttagaaaatatgTTGTTTGACACTCTCTTCCAAGTATATACAGTAAGCATAATTCTAATAAgaggtaaataattattttggtttttcaaTGTGTAAACTAATGGTATCTTAGTTTTAAAAGAACAAagtatttctaataaaaataatttttttaaaatatttttctgattttaatattctttcaaaattaatcgtaaaaaaatattaattaaacgaACCGTTTAGTGATTATATTTCTGTTTCCATGAAAATCCAactataaatttgttttttcatgaaagattttttattattgatgttATGATTGCAGGATTTTATGGGTCCACAAAATCCCACATATATTGAGCCCCCAACTATGGTTGTAAAAGACGTCAGGTACACTAGGATTCGGGAGCTTTAAAAAACTTAGATGACTAATGATACTTAATAAAGTAACTCAATATAAATATGTGtatagaaaagataaaaatgtgattaaaagagataaaaataagaaaagaattaaATAGGAAACATATTGTTGTATTAAAATATCTCTAAATAGAAAGCAGCATTCCATGTAAACAGTTTTACTTTTACACTATTTGTGACGTAGAAGTGCACTTTTGACAGCGTGTATGAAGGGAGCTTTTAAGATCTTAGGAAGATGTACTTTGGTAgg
This region of Glycine max cultivar Williams 82 chromosome 7, Glycine_max_v4.0, whole genome shotgun sequence genomic DNA includes:
- the LOC100808829 gene encoding heavy metal-associated isoprenylated plant protein 35, with the protein product MDAKSAEAVVPLEPLKYQTWFLKVSIHCEGCRRKVKKVLQSIDGVFTTTVDPQQQKVTVTGSVGVETLIRKLVKAGKHAEIWPENLAAGKGKNSGKDKKQQQQQKKKKNEQGEPESAVNNSTTTNAEQNTNSGTKKGIEKNAGENKSTGNSKSGGGESEAAKPENKGGQSEGGSGKKKKKKGQSGGVSAACGDAPAHTGSEVQCSGQMNLSPTRQQSYVYPETYCYPHQVVYLATHNNNRLCPMPMGTMGGPSYYVSSLPYMCAGFDHDSPYYRFQSPPFEIFSDENANGCSIV